Below is a genomic region from Erigeron canadensis isolate Cc75 chromosome 7, C_canadensis_v1, whole genome shotgun sequence.
gatttaccaaaaattaggaaaaaaaaaaacttactcaCTTACTTTCTAAACGGGGACCCATCTtctcttttaaatatgataaattgttggtgtactcttctagtgtgcgggactcgtaaagttttttccaccatccgtaaaaaggcccccatttcccttccccttttaacgatggcatgctaaatttgtctatgttcctccatatgtgcactctacacagtaaatggtatgcttcaggcataacggttttgcatgctttcattaGCGCCAGATCCCGGTCCGTGAGTACGACACGCACAGCAAAGCTTTCACCTAACGTCGACTTCAAACACTCCAACACCCATCTATAATTATGCTCTTGTTCGCTTATGATAAACGCATATGATATGCTAAAGGTCCTGTTTGTTGGAGTGACACCAACGATCTCGACCAATGGCATGTTGTACATATTCGTTTTGTACGTGGCGTctatttggataacataaggaaatgcacgccacaATTTAAATGCTGTCGgatgtataaaaaacagattctccaaccgaccagatacactgtttgttgtatgataatacaagtaattatgctcCTTAAGCAAACTGAACATAACCTGTTTCGTTTGAACAATATGGCGTACACATGTCGTTTCAGATACTctatcatagtaaataaataaaaagatatgtaaatttgatatgatataCCTACATTGGAGTGTTCCCATGTTTTTCGGCCGCCTTCTTCCACATAGCTTTTTGGAAATTGTAAATGTCATCACTGcgggtcaagtttcctggaaatttttctttcaatagctTTAACATCCTACGGGGCGTACTACCACGATGATATTCTTCTTCCAGAAATAATCTCTCCTCTTCAGTCAACCTTCTTGCGTACGCGTAACCCTCCAGATTCTCAGCTGGATAGTGATTATGTGTGTCGTCTACAACGGATATCCTCCAACCATCATCAGTTAAACGACCGATTAATCTAAAGGGGCACAGACACTAaagtgtctttttaacgagGCCGCTTATCCTATCATCCATTTTTCCAGAAAGATTACAGACTATCgtcactttattttttacaccagctaagttggaatttgttcgtcgtttgattaacacataaccaagctgcaatcctgtacttttggcccagttgaacaattcttcgtgtgaatcgaacacctaaattagtttttttttataaaaattatcattaaattgtatacttataaatatctaacattttaaatatgcaataaatataacaacgaaacacaagttaaatagtactaaaatataaatattctaataaTATTTCTCAAACATAATACATGTCTtatcaataaaatgaaaaacggataaatttgttatattctagcaatatttagtttttggactaacaatatatttatacaaaattaCGGTAAAAATTTACAAGTAATAGGGGGTttagtaaaattaaaaatagggGTATTAAAGTCATTTGATAATATTTTCCTTGTGCAGAGTAATTATTACCTTGAGCAAATCAGCTcccattttaaatatgcaatatctaacattttaaattagttttttttaacaaattatcgttaatttgtatactaataaatatctaacattttaaatatgcaatatctaacatcttaaaattgcaataaatataacaacgaaacacaaattaaatagtactaaaatataaatattttaatgatatttgcctaaattagttttttttaacaaattatcattaatttgtataataataaatatctaacattttaaatatgcaaaatctaacattttaaaattgcaataaatttaacaacgaaacacaaactaaatagtactaaaatataaatattttaatgatatttgcatagattagttttttttataaaaattatcattaatttgtatactaataaatatctaacattttaaaattgcaataaatataacaacgaaacacaaattaaatagtactaaaatataaatattctaatgatatttcctaaattagtttttttttaaaaattatcattaatttgtatactaataaatatctaacattttaaatatgcaataaatttaacaaaaaaacacatattaaatactactaaaatataaaataataatgatatttgcctaaattagttttttttaaagttaacaaagatacctgatcggtgtgaaaaaccctagcgtcgtagtcaaaatgaggggccgcctctggtatgtcaaattcttcatcaggttcttctaagtgaagctcaaaaccttccgcacccatttcaccccatatactttcaaaatccatctgaaatattgataaactataataataatactaaaaatctacaatttatagtatattgaaaatctaatgtatatctatatatctatatctatatatataaatgaaaacaataatatatatatatatatatttaaaactgataataataatactgaagattgtgaaagaacaatgatatagaaatagaaagaacaaaatagaaagaaattgaaaacgaTAGTTAAACTTTCGgatgaaaacaataatatatataaaaatttaaaacttataataataatactaaagatTGTGAATGAAAGAACAATGatatagaaatagaaagaacaaatagaaagaaattgaaaacgaTAGTTAAACTTTCGGACGCTAATTGTTTCCATATATAGAACCGTGTGTACACTGTTGACTTGATGGTCCACAGTGTACGGTTTCGTACActgactttttgcagcgaccctcgctgcaaaaagtgtggtcattttactaaaaaactggTCGGGTCACCAGGCGCCAAATAAAAGCCGGAAATGTTGTTGGATGTATGAGGACTTAAATGTTGATACGAAAGCTCGTTACATTTACATGCAAATTTGCCGATAACTAATGGATTGACATTTTGAAGAGTCATGAATTCTCCTGAGGGAACAATTATAAAAAAGCATAATGGGTAGAACAGGTATGGATGGGGATTatctaaagttgttttcaactttttttagtAAAGTTGAAAGCATCTTGACATTTGGATTTAAATTAAAGATCAAGATTCAAAGACCCtggattttaatttaagggtTATGATTAACAACTTCACcagtaaaattataaataaatttagaggatctcaatccaaCGGGTAAAGGGTCTAGTTGCAACAAAATGTAAATTATCAACATGTGAAATATGAGTACAAAAAATAACGACAATGACAAACAAAGCAATTTACTTGGTGGTATGAATCAAAAATACACTTCAGTCGACTCTTAATCCGTTCGACCCATATAATCTGGTATAATCCAAATTGACCCACTCataaagtaaatgggttgaaagagCCACCTTAAGTTCAAGTATGCACTAAAAAATATTAGATGGAAGTTGGCACCTTAACTCCTCGTGATAGCTCAGCCTCATTCCTGGTAATTCAAACTCTTGCACCTataggcctctccttataggaGTCGTTTTTTCCCCACTTCTTACCCACTTCTTCTACTATTCATCAGTTTTCTCTTTCCAAGAACACCCCAAGAAAACTTCCTTCCTTATACtacccacttcttccactattcatctATTACTTAATtattccatttttcttttacacaaaattaataaaacacattacatttattataaagttaaacattacactaaaaaacataaagtaaataaattatgaaaaacgaCATTATTAGCAAATTAAAAACTAGACATCAACGTTGACGGCCGTGTTCCGAgaggttccaaacatgttcGATCAGAGCATTGCCGAGTTGTGGGTGAGCCATTCTATCGCGAAGCTCCCAGTACATACGAAGCTGCGTTGAACACCTTTCAGTCCACGTATGGGTTGGGAGTGTAGTATTATCTATCAACTCTTATTCAAACTCTGTAATTGCACGCCCGTTATCTTCAACGATAATGTTGTGCAGAATCACACAACATAAAATGATCCGTTTTATCTTGTTGGTACTGTATGGCCGCGCGTATTGTTCAATAATCTGCCAACGACCTTGAAGAACCCCAAATGCTCGCTcgacatcctttcttgcagctTCTTGGTATCTTTTGAACTTGGTGGTTTTCGGGTCCATCGGGCACTTGAATGACTTAACAAGAGTAGCCCATTCTGGATAAATACCATCTGCTAGGTAATATCCCTTTGTAAACTGCTCCCCATTAACTGAAAACTCTACTTTAAGAGCCCTGTCTTGTAGCAAATCGTCGAACAAATCTGActcgttgatgtcgttgttcgaaccagCAGGGCCAAAGTAGGCATGCCagatccacaaatcatatgaagcaaccgcttcaagcatgattgtTAGATGTCCCTTGTTGCCCCGGGTGTACTGCCCTTGCCATGCCACTGGATAGTTCCTCCAACCCCAATGCATGCAATCTATGCTACCAAGCATTCCCGGAAAACCATGAACCTGCTCATGTTTGGCAGTTAACCGCACGATATTGGCTTCTTTTGGCCTTCTCAAGTACTCCTGTTGATAAAGGTGTATCACACATTTACAGAAAGCATCTAAAATCTGGTAGCCCGTATCTTGAGCCATCTGCAAGTACTCATCTAAAGCATCAGCCTTAACTGGCGTATAGCAGAAgtacatttttggaaaatgttgaAACCAAGACGACCAGTAGCATCTGTCGCGCCTTTATGGAAGAACTGAAAGTGTTTTGGTAGCGGTTCACTGCTTTCAAAGGAGTTTATGTCTCCCACTATGCGCAGAAACATTTCCTTTCGCATTCAGAACCTTCTACGGATCATATCAGGTGGGTAAGATGGTTCTGGCGCAAAGTAATGATCGTATAAAAGTTTTGCGGTACCCACGTGATCTCGCGAGATCACCCTTCTAGTAAACTTGGGTCTTGTAGAACTTGACGCTTCTTGGTGTTGGTTTTCTTCTTCGTCAAAGATAACGTTAAGACACGCACCTATGGCTAGGGGATTGGAAATAACATTTATTTGCGTAAAAACATTATTGAGTACTTCGTAATCGTTTGATATGTAATCGTCACTAGAGGATGATGATAATGAATCAGACATTTTTGGTAGTAGTGTGTGATGGAAATGCTTTAATAGTTATAAGAATGGATATGTTTAGATTGTTGTGTTTTGAAATGGTAGTGTAAATGAGGTTTAAATAGGagtaagaaattaaaaaaaaaataaaaaattgttggttttaaattttgatttaaaaaatgtttttttttattttggcaaTGGCTAATCTCCATTTCGGGACCCACACTCACCTTTGCCGCTCGTCTAGAATTGAGAGAAACAAACAAGACGCAGGCCAAGACGCTGCGGTGCTAATAGCGGTGGTACCACGCCGCGCGGCGGACGTCGGGAAAACGTCTTATAAGGACGGGTCTTAGAATAGGATGATCTTGATGAATTGTTCACACGCCGTAAATTCTTATGGTTATGTGAGCGAAATTCAACCGTACAAAAACATCGTTTACTTTATTTGAAATTTGATCTGAATTAAAAGATAGCCCCTTTTTATCCATATTTTTCGTTGATATATAACTTGCAAAtaatagaattaaaaattttcacaGTGGCATAAACACATCATGGctaaacttttaaacttttgacagtacacgaatgcacaacttgtattttaattaactaGACAGAAAGTAAAGACAAagtaaataacaataacaagttcaaatgcaAGGAATCTAGGCAAGTCTAattatatgtatcattgattaaacgatgaatacatggtcgatattacaacttgacttacaagaatacaaatgaacaaaataattgctaagtctagataCACTagaaacttaaacaattacaagtaaagTGACACCTAAAAACCATAAAATGAACTTATACAACATAATAATCTAACAAACTCATTCTAACATCATTAGCTTAAAACATACCTCAAACTTGTGAATGATAGTTGGGCTATGAGAGCCCTAGTTAAGAATAAAACATACCTCAAACTTGTGAATGATAGTTGGGCTATGAGAGCCCTAGTTAAGAATGGAGAAAAATGAACATGAAGAAGACCCGattaaaatgaagaaaaataataatagtaaaaaaaagcctattttgtgaattttgaacaaaacctgCATCAAGATAGGAGAAAGGGTGAAAGACAATGAAATACCAACAAAATTCTCAAATAAAACTTTGtaactgttgggttatataacaaattatcataTTAAATCACAAAACACGCAGCAGAAGGTTAAAACTATgtagttaattatttaatcaAAAGAGATAGCATATACCTTTAATTGAAGATGataaagtaagaaactttatgaaattgtttaaagtaaaacctttCTACGTTTGCACACACGACACTAGAATTTATTcgtgctagtacttgatcacgaaccgacaACGATTGGCTTCTCCTTTGCTTGCTTTGGTCGAACCACCAAGAACCCTAAAGGGTTATGATTTTCGGCCCTTAGAaccgagagagagagagagagatagagaaagatttagggtttttgaaaaccttgtgaattgtgtgtgaaaaacaattaacctaggcttctatttataggattaggttAACTTGATGATCAAGTTTAGGGTTTGGAAAACCCTTTTCCTCCTTGTTTTGGCTgtccctccccccccccccccccccccagaagattctagagggtttccAAATTGTTTTTCTTAATTACAATCTTCTCCTCCGTTAAGGCGTcaattaagtaccgttaactattaacatttaacagatGACCGTTAGATTTTCGTGatcttaattaatcaataaattacattaattatatcaattaattataattacatttgtgtcgagacgtgtgaccccgtaggcttaaatactttccggacatacgttcattttacgtgatcatatgctaacagctcccacttgagctcataaaaaatgaaggtaataacattggttagcgtctagcaacacgccaatgctcccgtaaacatttaagtatagtttcttaaagtatatttaaatggttgagGCATTTATCATCCCTTTGTTTCAGATACCtagttaaatatgaatatggatcaaggtcatttcataatttaacgattatgtttctcattctataactaattaatgattaccaaatataatcgagaaccatctggatttatttggcaCGACCatgtgtgaagtccctcactcgatggtttaacccacaagtatagaataacaagtcaagtaatcactagataggacaaGTATGAAAcatcaagtaagcactagattggactagtattacgataaatataaatgcaagaataccgaaacatatcaagtactttatttcattatggaaaatataaattgtttaacatcccttatccaaataccgaaacaacggatttacatgaaataactagctaatttaagtcctatgccctcgacatgcctttcaagcttcggcctagacaaagcttttgtgaaaggatcagctaagttaaaatctgtgtgaactttgagtaatttgatttcccctagttcgatctgctcgaACATAGTTATATCGTCTAGCacaatgtctggcacctttctgaactccgggttcgttggcattgattaatgcaccagtattatcacagtacatatcaGTGGGTAAGTCACTCGAGGGGATGACgtcaagcccgctaatgaacttccttatctaGACTGCTTCCATTAGGACTTATGAGGCGACAATGTCTCAGACTCTGCTGCAGACATGGCAACTATGGTTTGCTTTttgcttttccagtccacaACACCTCCGTTAAGAACGAAGACGAATCTtgattgagacttcgtgtcatctttatTAGTTTGAAATCCGGCATCACAGTATCCGGTCAAtttgagctctaagtctggatttcctccatacaccaaaaacatatctttagtagctcgtaggtacttcaaaatgtttttaacaGCAGTCCAGTGGCTTTCACCtggattctgttgatatcggctaacGATGTTTTGCGTGaacgccacatcgggtctagtgcatctaaccgcatacataattgattccacagccgaagcataaggaactctacacatacgctccacctcattaggtgtagtAGCACCTTATTTGACATATaaactaagtccttcttgcataggtatagacccacgcttagaattctccatcttgTATTGCTTCAAgaccttatcaatataagcactttgacttagtccaattaatcgctttgatctatcttggtagatcttgattctaagaataaatgccgcttcCCCTAAacctttcatggcaaaacactttccaagatgggatttaacatcttgcaacattggaatatgttttcctatgatcaatatgtcatcaacatacaagacaaggaaagtaacattactcccactagctttgcgatatacacatggctcatcgagattttgaacgaaaccaaactttttgatttcttcatcaaaccgcttgttccaacttcttgatgcttgctttagtccataaatggacctttgaagcttgcatactttgttgggatgttttgtattaataaaaccttcaggttgatccatatagacttcttcatccaagtaaccatttaagaagacagtcttaacatccacttgccatatctcaaagtcatagtacgtagctatggctaagagaatcctaatagctctaatgtccgcaactggagaaaaggtctcatcatagtcaacatcgaaacgttgagtataacctttcgccacaaaacgagctttataggtgtgtatatttccatccatgtccaccttcttcttgaagatccatttacacccaacagtttgagcattttgtggaagatcaaccaagctccagacttgattgtctttcataaatttcatttccaccttcgtagcttcaagccatttgtcacaTTCCgaatctgataatgcagctttgaaatttgGAGGCTCATTGAGATCTCCTAAAACgttttcttctaccatcagacataatcTGTAactaggacgtcttgtcctttcggacctacgaagtggaatcgcttcatcatcatcaacttttttttttttttaggttcatcactttgaacattccccccccccccaagttgatgattgctaggagcttcagaaggtgacccatcttcctcttgagtctcatcaagttctacaaccctcccactgttttcttgagctaatttcttttcaaagaattcagcatattGGGCAATGCGAACAATGTTTTTGACGGGATCATTGTAAAGTCCCTCActcaatggtttaacccacaagtgtagaataacaagtcaagtaatcactagagatgactagtattaaatgtcaagtaagcactagattggactagtattacgattaatataaatgcaaaaatatatataacgtaatacgtacttaagcaatataaagataagcaaataagtaaatggtgagacacaatgtaattttcaaatgtattttatttatttatgttaaataaaatacaaggttgttgcgaaacaagatattacaaagtaagtatctaaacaacctatgaattacaagtgatctaatctttgctaaataaactctttgatcgaaatacttaaagttgtgaagtttgactttttagatcgagagtatttgagcaaaggcaccaaattgcaaaagtatattTGGAcaaggaagtgacttggtatttataggcaaaaagaataaatataatattctttttgccgtacaaatatggttacatgcatttaaggaaattacattaattccttaaaagcattgattaaagtataagaataaagtcacatgatagtgacttgtcttctaattaaccaaccacctttacatgcgtgtaaggcttttaacaaaagacaaatggattgtccggttaaaggcatgtaaaggaataaagtcaattcctcgtaatcagtgttcagacttgtaaggtctagaacactgacaaggactccagtcaggagatctggtaagtcttccagtgagctccgctatttgtcagacttctttcttcagacttcagtgagaatgctcttcagtggaaagatcttgactggagtgaagtccagtgaacaaatctggtggaatccagattcctgtacaagtaagttgttcactggtcttcacataatttctggacaaatcttcagagggctccagtagtcacgtctgaagcgagtccagtaaatctggacctaacaatcatagaagtcgtaacccatcgtttccttagggtatccgacaaagatgcacttagtagttctgggttcaagtttgtcaggcgcatcgcgcttcacaagtgcctcacatccccagactcttaagtaagacagaTTAGGGACATCTCCATGCCAGAATTCATATGGtatcttgtcaaccttcttggttggaaccatattgagaatgcgtacagcagtctctagagcataatcccaaaacaaaaATGGGAGAGTCGTAAGGGTCATCATAgatctcaccatgtctagcaaggttcgatttctcctttcagatacTCCATTATTttgaggagtgtatggaggagtaagctatTGGACAATTTCACAGGCTTtcagataatccttaaactcttggcttaagtattcactaCGTCGATCCGAATGAAGATTCTTGATGGTTttgccgagttgattttctacttcatttttaaactctttcaATGTTTCAAatacttcatgtttatgtttaagcaagtaaacataaccataacgacttaaatcatccgtaaaagttatgaagtagctagctcctttccttgacacatgtctaaatggggcgcaaacatcggtatgaatgagtccaagaagatctttagccctttccggCGTATGCTTAAAAGgttttcttgtcatcttgctAGAAACAAATGActcacatttatcaaatgatttatcatttaattttaagatcccttcacgttgaagtcttttaatgcgatttttgccaatgtgtgcaagacgacagtgccaaagataggtagagtccaagtccatcttggctcttttgctaaattatacattgaattatttgaatcacaaccacgcatatcaatttcataaataccatcataagcaatagcatcaaaataatgaacattatttttaaaaactgaaataccaatatcattaaaaacattaatgaatccgttgtctttcaacaaagaaactgaaactacacctctagtaatagatggtgcataatgacaattgcctaaaacaataattaaactgGATGGAAGAATTAATTGATATTCTCCAATTGGTTCAACAGGTGCTGGCAGACCGTTGCCTACGACCAACTGCAAAGCTCCGGGCTTCAGCTTCCTCCTTTTTCTAAGTa
It encodes:
- the LOC122609053 gene encoding protein ALP1-like, whose product is MYFCYTPVKADALDEYLQMAQDTGYQILDAFCKCVIHLYQQEYLRRPKEANIVRLTAKHEQVHGFPGMLGSIDCMHWGWRNYPVAWQGQYTRGNKGHLTIMLEAVASYDLWIWHAYFGPAGSNNDINESDLFDDLLQDRALKVEFSVNGEQFTKGYYLADGIYPEWATLVKSFKCPMDPKTTKFKRYQEAARKDVERAFGVLQGRWQIIEQYARPYSTNKIKRIILCCVILHNIIVEDNGRAITEFE